TACTTGTGCCTGATAACGTGAACTGGTTCCATCTTGAGCATGCTCCTTGCCTCCTAAGGGTTTATTCCCTTGGGAGACAGTATGCCTCAGGTGGTCCCTTTTCGATGGCCGGAGTGGTCCCTTTTTGGATGGCCGCGCGCAGGCTTCGTTTCGCCGCAGCGGACTACGCCGGGTCGCGCGAGGAAAATATGGCCGTGCCATGCGTAGCCCCTTGGGCGAAGCATGGCTGTGCTCTGCGTCTTGTCCGGTTGTCTAATCAGGCGAACTTGTTATTATGACGCTAACTTCGGTCTGCTTATCCAGAATTATCAGATTCCCCTAAAATCGTCACAACCCATTTCTATTACGGGTTTAACTGCTCCTTACGAGCCATTTCCCAGACATTGCTAAGACGCTAATTTGCGTCTTAACAACGGCCAGAACGGGATAAAGCCGCAGATTTGCGTCTTATCCACGGTAAAAGGGGGGCAAAAGACGCACTCGTGTTCCTTTCACCACCCGTTGCCCAGGGACAATACATTCTTGGGTTAAAGGCTATACCCGCCCCTTTAAGAGGTCAATATCGCTTTACAAGTTAACACAGAGTTCTGATTCCTCTCACGGAGTGTTCTTCTGTTGCTTATCCTGCTTCTGCTGGGCCTTGTGCTCTTGTTTGATTACCATCTGTTTCTGACTCTTGTTCTTATTCTTTTTTCCGCCTTTATCTCCCATTGTGTGACTCCTTTCCATTCGCTATTTACCGTTTTGCCCAATGCCAATAACCCCGTTCCTCAAGGACAATACATTCTTGGATTCAAGGCTATACCTGCCCTTTTAAGAGGTCAACATGGAAAATCACGAATTATCCGCCGCACTCTTTCTATGTTTTTGACAGCAAAAGAACCCTAATCTACACCGGCAGAGGGGTGGACAACCCTAGGAAGGCCATAAAGATGAGGGTTAACGACCTGGACAGGGCGCTGGAAGAACATCTTTTCGGCAACCTCGTAAGCGTTCCAATGACAAATCCGATAGGCTGTAATATCAAGTGGGAAGGTAAGGCAGAACACTGGATGCCCGCCGACGCCTGCGACCTGGTGTAGGTGTAAATATTAAGACAGCTTTAAAAGGAGGATCCTATGCCGTTGATTAAGTTGGACGTGTCGAATGTTTCGGACGAGCAATGCAATAACCTGCTGCCGGCGCTTTCAAAGATGCTGGCGGAGATCACCGGCAAGCCGGAGAAATACGTCATGGCGACGGTGAGTAAAATGGCTCCTATAATGGCCGGGAAGCCTGGGCCGGCGGCATTTGCCGATATTCGCGGGATTGGCGGCTTTACGCCGGCGGTGAATAAAAAGGTTTCCCAAACGCTCCGCATTGCCTGCGAGGCGTCAGCAGGCGAATCGCCCGACCCTGATTCCCGTATTCTGCGGAAGACCGGATTTCAGTTAGGCTTGGCCATAAAGGCTTTTACGCGGTCGAGCGCGTTACGTCGAATGGTCTCGTAAAAAAGCTGGTAGTCGTAGTTATGATAGTCGCCGAAATCCGCGTTTAATAAGGGCATGTCAGGACCCATTCCGGGAAATCCCAGTATTGCGGGCTTGTTAATGATAAGCACTTTTCCGGAGGCGTCGGCACCGACTATTCCGGGAATCAATTTTAGAAGCGTGGTTTCCGACTCCGACCCCGGCAGAGCCCCCGGGTTCTTACGAGCTGGAATAAATCCGCCATGGAGTTTCCAGGAGAGAGGATTGATCTGAACGATGGGAGAACCGTTGATCTTCCGATAGGAACCTTTCAGCCATATGATTGCATTCCTGGTAAAGAAATCGGGAACCCCATCCTTGGTATACGTGTTCCAGCCGATCACTGTGCCCGTATCCATGGCTGAACGCGATGGTTCAATGCCAGGAATACCCATCGGCACGGCAAATCCGATCAAATAGGCCGCCACAAGCCTGTCCTGCAGAGGGGTGCCGATTATCTTTTCCTGTAGCAGGCGCAATCCGTGAAAACTTCCCTGGCTGTGGCCGGCCAGGATGAGTGGACGCCCCTGATTCCAGAATTTCAGATAATGGTTAAAGGATCGCTCGACATCGGAATATGCCAGGTCCGCGGCCCGGATACCGGATGTACCCTGATCGAAGAAGCAGTAGATTGTCATCTGCCGGTAACGGGGAGCGTAAACCCTTGCGGCCGCGTTAAAGGCGCTGGTGCAGTAACGCATCATACCGTCCGTGGCGGCTGAGGCGGCCTTTTCATTCCAGGGTGCGTTCCATGATGTGGGTGATGAATATCCCGTGGGATGAATAAAAAAAACATCGGCCGAAGCGTTTGACTGCGCTTCCGGGTATTTCGAGTTCGGTGGAGCAACATCCGCGGCGTCTTCCCGGGCGGGCAGGGCGGCCCAGGTCTTTTCCGACCAGTAATAGGGGGGCGGTGGAGCAGGGTAACGATCGAAAGGCCAGCGA
This region of Syntrophales bacterium genomic DNA includes:
- a CDS encoding phenylpyruvate tautomerase MIF-related protein; amino-acid sequence: MPLIKLDVSNVSDEQCNNLLPALSKMLAEITGKPEKYVMATVSKMAPIMAGKPGPAAFADIRGIGGFTPAVNKKVSQTLRIACEASAGESPDPDSRILRKTGFQLGLAIKAFTRSSALRRMVS
- a CDS encoding DUF3089 domain-containing protein, which encodes MKERRICAALRFLIFFGIIAVSSPAQEIITDGGLSPAVRKKIEPSLKPRWPFDRYPAPPPPYYWSEKTWAALPAREDAADVAPPNSKYPEAQSNASADVFFIHPTGYSSPTSWNAPWNEKAASAATDGMMRYCTSAFNAAARVYAPRYRQMTIYCFFDQGTSGIRAADLAYSDVERSFNHYLKFWNQGRPLILAGHSQGSFHGLRLLQEKIIGTPLQDRLVAAYLIGFAVPMGIPGIEPSRSAMDTGTVIGWNTYTKDGVPDFFTRNAIIWLKGSYRKINGSPIVQINPLSWKLHGGFIPARKNPGALPGSESETTLLKLIPGIVGADASGKVLIINKPAILGFPGMGPDMPLLNADFGDYHNYDYQLFYETIRRNALDRVKAFMAKPN